The proteins below come from a single Fusobacterium nucleatum genomic window:
- a CDS encoding phage minor head protein: MKKEVQKIKAIKALERRLSARNKKIIEKIFIELRDKIIEDNSKKYDVKMIINIDYEWLLKKFKKGLEVVYLYTFEETFKGFQNIYKKTIKSKTIKGIRDYFLKDWNIKNAGKQATKMTTTTKNILNKVITTGQEEGLSHNEVVKELVKNINGMTEQRASTIARTETSKSINTTSYETAKNVMKEKCWIHVGGKKTYRPHHKAISNKWVDIDYKWKLKDGVEAEYPHQDSLPVSEVVRCSCLIIFR, translated from the coding sequence GCACTAGAAAGGCGACTAAGTGCAAGAAATAAGAAAATTATAGAAAAGATATTTATAGAATTAAGAGACAAAATAATTGAAGATAATTCAAAAAAATATGATGTAAAAATGATTATAAATATTGACTATGAATGGCTTTTGAAGAAATTTAAAAAGGGACTTGAAGTAGTTTACTTATATACATTCGAGGAGACTTTTAAAGGCTTTCAAAACATCTACAAGAAAACAATAAAATCTAAAACTATAAAAGGTATTAGAGATTATTTTTTAAAAGATTGGAATATAAAGAATGCTGGAAAACAAGCAACTAAAATGACAACAACAACAAAAAATATTTTAAATAAGGTAATTACAACAGGGCAAGAAGAAGGCTTATCACATAATGAAGTAGTTAAAGAACTGGTAAAAAATATTAATGGTATGACAGAACAAAGAGCCAGCACAATAGCAAGAACTGAAACAAGTAAGAGCATTAATACAACAAGTTATGAAACTGCTAAAAATGTGATGAAAGAAAAATGCTGGATACATGTTGGAGGAAAAAAGACATATAGACCACATCATAAAGCTATAAGCAATAAATGGGTTGATATAGATTATAAATGGAAGTTAAAAGACGGTGTAGAAGCTGAGTATCCACACCAAGATAGTTTGCCAGTTTCTGAGGTTGTTAGATGTAGTTGTTTAATTATTTTTAGATAA